Proteins from one Comamonas flocculans genomic window:
- a CDS encoding O-acetylhomoserine aminocarboxypropyltransferase/cysteine synthase family protein has translation MHLDTLAIHAGYTPEPTTKSAAVPIYQTTSYVFDSAQHGADLFDLKVPGNIYTRIMNPTTDVLEKRLAALEGGVGALAFASGMSAITAAIQTIAEAGDNIVAASTLYGGTYNLFAHTFPQQGITVRFADPRKPESFGALIDARTKAVFCESIGNPLGNVTDIAALAEVAHAHGVPLIVDNTVPSPYLLRPIEHGADIVVHALTKYLNGHGNSIGGAIVDSGKFPWGQHKARFKRLNEPDVSYHGVVYTEALGPAAYIGRARVVPLRNTGAALSPFNAWQILQGIETLGLRMERTCENAQKIAETLEQHPKVEWVRYAGLPGHPDHAIAQRLLGGKASGIVSFNLKTEGDPRAAGARFLDALKLFYRLVNIGDTRSLATHPASTTHRQLDAEELLSAGVSEGMIRLSIGIEHISDLLADLNQALDAV, from the coding sequence ATGCATCTTGACACCCTGGCGATCCACGCCGGCTATACCCCCGAGCCCACGACCAAGTCTGCTGCGGTACCGATCTACCAGACCACCTCCTACGTCTTCGACAGCGCGCAGCACGGCGCCGATCTGTTCGACCTGAAGGTGCCGGGCAACATCTACACCCGCATCATGAACCCGACCACCGACGTGCTGGAAAAGCGCCTGGCGGCGCTCGAAGGCGGCGTGGGCGCACTGGCCTTCGCCTCGGGCATGTCGGCCATTACCGCGGCCATCCAGACGATAGCCGAGGCGGGCGACAACATCGTGGCCGCCAGCACGCTGTACGGCGGCACCTACAACCTGTTCGCCCACACCTTCCCGCAGCAGGGCATCACCGTGCGCTTCGCCGATCCGCGCAAGCCCGAAAGCTTCGGCGCGCTGATCGACGCGCGCACCAAGGCGGTGTTCTGCGAATCCATCGGCAACCCGCTGGGCAACGTCACCGACATCGCCGCGCTGGCCGAGGTCGCGCACGCGCATGGCGTGCCGCTGATCGTGGACAACACCGTGCCCAGCCCCTACCTGCTGCGCCCCATCGAGCACGGCGCCGACATCGTGGTGCATGCGCTGACCAAATACCTGAACGGCCACGGCAACAGCATAGGCGGCGCCATCGTCGACAGCGGCAAATTCCCTTGGGGCCAGCACAAGGCGCGCTTCAAGCGCCTGAACGAGCCCGACGTGAGCTACCACGGCGTGGTCTACACCGAGGCGCTGGGCCCGGCGGCCTACATCGGCCGCGCGCGCGTGGTGCCGCTGAGGAACACCGGCGCGGCGCTCTCCCCGTTCAACGCCTGGCAGATCCTGCAGGGCATAGAAACCCTGGGTCTGCGCATGGAGCGCACCTGCGAGAACGCGCAAAAAATAGCCGAAACGCTGGAGCAGCACCCCAAGGTGGAGTGGGTGCGCTACGCGGGGCTGCCGGGCCACCCGGACCACGCCATCGCCCAGCGCCTGCTCGGTGGCAAGGCCTCGGGTATCGTCTCGTTCAACCTCAAGACCGAGGGCGATCCGCGCGCCGCGGGGGCGCGCTTCCTTGACGCGCTCAAACTCTTCTACCGCTTGGTGAACATCGGCGACACGCGGTCTCTGGCCACCCACCCGGCATCGACCACGCACCGCCAGCTCGACGCGGAGGAGCTCCTCAGCGCGGGCGTGAGCGAGGGCATGATCCGCCTGTCGATCGGCATAGAACACATCAGCGACCTGCTCGCGGACCTGAACCAGGCGCTGGACGCGGTCTGA
- a CDS encoding MinD/ParA family protein, which yields MSDVPLAPPNADADAAPQARPISGARIVAITSGKGGVGKTFVSANLAAALTRRGLRVLVLDADLGLANLDVVLNLYPKLTLHDVFTGKAQLRDVVLPTPGGFSVVLAGSGMVEYSRLTPEVRSEFLHVIQTITPDYDIVLLDTGAGISDVVLFSISLASEVLVVATPEPTSLTDAYAAIKVLAAQQNRSHIRMVINQTVRPGDGRAITGQLQQVLNRFVATGSGQPLRLIHMGDIPADPSVRDAVMRRQLLLQQMPGCPAALAIGQLASKLQSTLLDQPR from the coding sequence ATGTCCGACGTGCCGCTCGCGCCCCCCAACGCCGATGCCGATGCCGCGCCCCAGGCCCGGCCGATCAGCGGTGCGCGCATCGTGGCGATCACCAGCGGCAAGGGCGGCGTGGGCAAGACCTTCGTGTCCGCCAATCTGGCCGCGGCACTCACGCGCCGGGGTTTGCGCGTGCTGGTGCTCGACGCGGATCTGGGCCTGGCCAACCTGGACGTGGTGCTCAACCTCTACCCCAAGCTCACGCTGCACGACGTGTTCACCGGCAAGGCACAGCTCAGGGACGTGGTGCTGCCCACGCCCGGCGGTTTTTCGGTGGTGCTGGCGGGTTCGGGCATGGTCGAGTATTCGCGCCTCACGCCCGAGGTGCGCAGCGAATTCCTGCACGTGATCCAGACCATCACGCCCGACTACGACATCGTGCTGCTGGATACCGGCGCGGGCATCTCCGACGTGGTGCTGTTCTCGATCTCGCTGGCTTCCGAGGTGCTGGTGGTGGCCACGCCCGAGCCGACCTCGCTGACCGACGCCTACGCCGCGATCAAGGTGCTGGCCGCACAGCAAAACCGCAGCCACATCCGCATGGTGATCAACCAGACGGTGCGCCCGGGCGACGGGCGCGCCATCACCGGGCAGCTGCAGCAGGTGCTCAACCGCTTCGTGGCCACGGGCAGCGGCCAGCCTCTGCGCCTCATCCACATGGGCGACATCCCCGCCGACCCGAGCGTGCGCGACGCGGTGATGCGCCGCCAGCTGCTGCTGCAGCAAATGCCCGGCTGCCCTGCCGCCCTGGCCATAGGGCAGCTGGCAAGCAAGCTGCAAAGCACCTTGCTCGACCAGCCGCGCTGA
- a CDS encoding GGDEF domain-containing protein: MDSGDLRLATAHALVTETLGDCLPPVSSGSAHYLQALIDALCELSLKDPLTGLHNRRFFDAAIESEIDRVARTGEAALLLMLDIDHFKRVNDAHGHLVGDLVLQTVAHTIRGCMRPMDTVARYGGEEFAIILPACQLSFGARVAERLCEAIAAAPIALTPTQQLGVSVSVGGAYAIPWIRSTPKLWIERADLQLYHAKEAGRNRVSIEEPRDSTVTADEKNMLLAPLYTSSAWGELSSNQTPPHGSAH; encoded by the coding sequence ATGGATTCTGGTGACCTGCGTCTAGCCACTGCCCATGCCCTGGTCACCGAAACCCTGGGGGATTGTCTGCCGCCCGTCAGCAGCGGTTCGGCGCATTACCTGCAGGCCTTGATCGACGCGTTGTGCGAACTCTCGCTCAAGGACCCGCTGACCGGGCTGCACAACCGCCGTTTTTTCGACGCCGCGATAGAGAGCGAAATCGACCGCGTGGCACGCACCGGTGAAGCTGCGCTGCTGCTGATGCTGGACATCGACCATTTCAAGCGGGTCAACGATGCGCACGGCCATCTGGTGGGCGACCTGGTGCTGCAGACCGTGGCACACACCATCCGGGGCTGCATGCGCCCCATGGACACCGTGGCCCGCTATGGCGGCGAGGAATTCGCCATCATCTTGCCGGCCTGCCAGCTGAGCTTCGGCGCACGCGTGGCCGAGCGCCTGTGCGAAGCGATAGCGGCCGCGCCGATCGCACTCACCCCGACGCAGCAGCTGGGCGTGAGCGTGAGCGTGGGCGGCGCCTACGCCATTCCGTGGATACGCAGCACCCCCAAACTCTGGATAGAGCGCGCAGACCTGCAGCTCTACCACGCCAAGGAGGCTGGCCGCAACCGCGTCAGCATCGAGGAGCCGCGCGACAGCACCGTCACCGCGGACGAGAAAAACATGCTTCTGGCCCCCCTTTACACTTCTTCAGCCTGGGGCGAACTGTCGTCCAATCAGACTCCGCCCCATGGCAGCGCCCACTGA
- the tadA gene encoding tRNA adenosine(34) deaminase TadA: MRAALDAAREAAQAGEVPVGAVLVRDGVLIASGRNAPLAQDDPTAHAEIAALRAAAARLGNYRLEGCTLYVTLEPCAMCAGAMLHARLARVVYGAPDPRTGAAGSVLNLFAQPRLNHQTRLTGGVLAAQCAALLQAFFSERRSARRALAQPLRADALRTPAERFASPEGHYDYFDGLRLHYRDIGPREAPLTWLCLHASPASGEVWRRMAPVFAAAGQRVVAPDLIGFGRSDKPKKEAAHTLGWHRQVLAQLVERLALRRVVLLAQPGAPLAPLPAPLVRVLEAAAPDDAPFPDAGHRAGPRAFARFAVDEPPALLTLPDASAASAEAAMEYFAHHAPP; the protein is encoded by the coding sequence ATGCGCGCCGCGCTCGACGCCGCGCGCGAAGCGGCGCAGGCCGGCGAGGTGCCGGTGGGCGCGGTGCTGGTGCGGGACGGCGTCCTCATTGCCAGCGGCCGCAACGCCCCGCTGGCGCAGGACGACCCGACGGCGCATGCCGAGATTGCGGCCTTGCGCGCGGCGGCCGCGCGCCTGGGCAACTACCGGCTCGAGGGCTGCACGCTCTACGTGACGCTGGAGCCCTGCGCCATGTGCGCCGGCGCCATGCTGCATGCGCGGCTGGCGCGCGTGGTCTATGGCGCGCCCGACCCCAGGACGGGGGCTGCGGGCTCGGTGCTCAACCTGTTTGCCCAGCCCCGGCTCAATCACCAGACGCGGCTGACCGGCGGCGTGCTGGCGGCCCAGTGCGCCGCCTTGCTGCAGGCGTTTTTCAGCGAACGCCGCAGCGCCCGGCGCGCGCTGGCCCAGCCGCTGCGCGCGGACGCGCTGCGCACGCCTGCGGAGCGTTTTGCCAGCCCTGAAGGGCACTACGATTACTTCGACGGGCTGCGGCTGCACTACCGCGACATCGGCCCGCGCGAGGCCCCCCTCACCTGGCTGTGCCTGCACGCGAGCCCCGCGTCGGGCGAGGTCTGGCGGCGCATGGCGCCCGTGTTCGCCGCGGCGGGCCAGCGCGTGGTCGCCCCCGATCTGATCGGCTTCGGTCGCAGCGACAAGCCCAAGAAAGAGGCTGCGCACACGCTCGGCTGGCACCGGCAGGTGCTGGCGCAACTGGTTGAACGGCTCGCGCTGCGCCGCGTGGTGCTCCTGGCCCAGCCGGGTGCGCCACTGGCGCCGCTGCCGGCGCCGCTCGTGCGCGTGCTCGAGGCGGCAGCGCCAGACGATGCGCCATTCCCCGATGCCGGCCACCGCGCCGGGCCGCGCGCCTTTGCGCGGTTTGCCGTGGACGAGCCGCCGGCCCTGCTCACCCTGCCCGATGCCAGCGCGGCTTCGGCCGAGGCTGCTATGGAATACTTCGCCCACCATGCACCACCCTGA
- a CDS encoding arylesterase codes for MKSFQRRAANRRDFILLACTACALPARAADAAPVILVVGDSMSAEYGLPQGSGWVALLRQRLAKQLPQASVVNASVSGDTTAGGRSRLAAALARHKPDIVILELGGNDALRGLPLSSTEDNLAAMARQVRQAGARLLLVGMQVPPNYGADYTRRFAGLFETLAREHQAALVPFLLEGVANAPDPTALFQADRIHPSVQAQPLLLDNVWKELQPLLS; via the coding sequence ATGAAGAGCTTTCAGCGGCGCGCGGCCAATCGGCGCGACTTTATCCTGCTTGCCTGCACGGCCTGCGCGCTGCCGGCGCGCGCCGCGGACGCCGCGCCGGTGATTCTGGTGGTGGGCGACTCGATGAGCGCCGAATACGGCCTGCCCCAGGGCAGCGGCTGGGTGGCGCTGCTGCGCCAGCGCCTGGCAAAGCAGCTGCCGCAAGCCAGCGTGGTCAACGCCAGCGTCAGCGGCGACACCACGGCGGGCGGGCGCTCGCGCCTGGCGGCGGCGCTGGCGCGGCACAAACCGGACATCGTCATCCTGGAGCTCGGCGGCAACGACGCGCTGCGCGGCCTGCCGCTGTCCTCCACCGAGGACAACCTCGCGGCCATGGCGCGCCAGGTGCGCCAGGCGGGCGCGCGGCTGCTGCTCGTGGGCATGCAGGTGCCGCCCAACTACGGCGCCGACTACACGCGGCGCTTCGCCGGCCTGTTCGAGACCCTGGCGCGCGAGCACCAGGCCGCGCTCGTACCCTTTTTGCTCGAAGGCGTGGCCAATGCGCCCGACCCCACGGCGCTGTTCCAGGCCGACCGCATCCACCCCAGCGTGCAGGCGCAGCCGCTGCTGCTGGACAACGTCTGGAAGGAGCTTCAGCCGCTGCTGTCTTGA
- a CDS encoding PLP-dependent transferase encodes MPDTTRSDVATRLIHDSYRPPAGFESVQPPVYKASTVLFADTAALRASRWEDRSGYTYGLHGTPASYLLEQRIAALEGASHCLLAPSGLAAISVTALALLSQGDEVLLPDNVYGPNKALSQELLRRYGIGCGLYDPMDAQDLAARIGKATRLVWLEPPGSVTMEFPDLPALVRVCQERAVATALDNTWGAGLAFAPFDLLGDASLGVDVSVHALTKYPSGGGDLLMGAISTRSSALHERIQRCHMHLGMGVAGNDVEAVLRALPGMALRYRAQDAAARELARWMQGQGAVAQVLHPALAGSPGHAHWQLLCAPGGEGLAAGIFSVVIDARYTGAQVDAFCDALQHFRLGYSWGGPLSLVMPYQLAAMRGRAPAQLAPGTVVRFAIGLEGVQDLRADLAQAMERVFGL; translated from the coding sequence ATGCCCGATACCACCCGCTCCGACGTCGCCACTCGGCTCATCCACGACAGCTACCGCCCGCCGGCAGGCTTCGAAAGCGTGCAGCCGCCGGTGTACAAGGCCTCCACCGTGCTGTTTGCCGACACCGCCGCCCTGCGCGCCAGCCGCTGGGAAGACCGCAGCGGCTACACCTACGGCCTGCACGGCACGCCGGCCAGCTACCTGCTGGAGCAGCGCATCGCCGCGCTCGAAGGCGCCAGCCACTGCCTGCTGGCGCCCAGCGGCCTGGCGGCGATCAGCGTGACCGCGCTGGCGCTGCTGAGCCAGGGCGACGAGGTGCTGCTGCCGGACAACGTCTATGGCCCGAACAAGGCGCTGAGTCAGGAGCTGCTGCGGCGCTACGGCATAGGCTGCGGCCTGTACGACCCCATGGATGCGCAGGACCTGGCCGCGCGCATCGGCAAGGCCACGCGCCTGGTCTGGCTGGAGCCGCCGGGCTCGGTCACCATGGAGTTCCCCGATTTGCCCGCGCTGGTGCGCGTGTGCCAGGAGCGCGCAGTTGCGACGGCGCTGGACAACACCTGGGGCGCGGGCCTGGCGTTTGCGCCCTTCGACCTGCTGGGCGACGCCAGCCTCGGAGTGGACGTGTCGGTGCACGCGCTGACCAAATACCCCAGCGGCGGCGGCGACCTGCTGATGGGCGCGATCAGCACGCGCAGCAGCGCGCTGCACGAGCGCATCCAGCGCTGCCACATGCATTTGGGCATGGGCGTGGCGGGCAACGACGTCGAGGCGGTGCTGCGCGCGCTGCCCGGCATGGCGCTGCGCTACCGAGCGCAGGATGCGGCCGCGCGCGAGCTCGCGCGCTGGATGCAGGGGCAGGGCGCGGTGGCCCAGGTGCTGCACCCGGCGCTTGCCGGCAGCCCGGGGCATGCGCACTGGCAGCTGCTGTGCGCCCCGGGCGGCGAGGGTCTGGCCGCGGGCATCTTCAGTGTGGTGATCGACGCACGCTACACCGGCGCGCAGGTCGACGCCTTCTGCGACGCGCTGCAGCACTTTCGCCTAGGCTACAGCTGGGGCGGGCCGCTGAGCCTGGTGATGCCCTACCAGCTCGCGGCCATGCGCGGGCGCGCCCCGGCGCAACTGGCGCCGGGCACGGTGGTGCGCTTTGCGATCGGCCTGGAGGGGGTGCAGGATCTGCGCGCCGACCTGGCCCAGGCAATGGAGCGTGTTTTTGGCCTCTAG
- a CDS encoding SulP family inorganic anion transporter, translated as MSIPRTLSSWLPFLAWPRPSRELLRGEFWAGMTVGLMLVPQGVAYAQLAGMPLVTGMYASLIPMLVAVLWGSSVRLGVGPTALTSLLTGTSLIGLAQPGSAHWVTLAVWLALLSGLLQALLGVVRFGWLLSLVTSPILNGFTQAAALLILMSQLPALLGLTTPWRAFLHDPSWQALDGHAAAFGLGSLALLWLAARWRRSFPAAIVVIALTATLSWATGFADAGGKVVGALPQGLPAPYLPGWLSWDEFSTLVMPVMVITLVSFLETASSAKVDHREGGTQWNENQDLIAHGLAKVSSGLCGAFAVSASFSRSALNLYAGARTGWATLFAFALVLAALLWLLPLLYHVPQSVLAAIVIVAIKGLIQPRGMLSLWRVSRVETATGLLTFAITLLSAPRIYWGVLTGLLVNLSHFIYQRLHPRIIEVGLHPDGTLRDRALWGLGALDEAVLALRMDAALDFASATALEKRVADAFSARPALKHLCLFAQPINRIDVTGVEAFMRLLLFVQGHGGTLYLSGLKLPVQQTLQAAGALEPGPHLLLCRSDGETLQRLGHDPAN; from the coding sequence ATGTCCATACCGCGCACGCTGAGCAGCTGGCTGCCCTTTCTGGCCTGGCCAAGGCCGAGCCGCGAGCTGCTGCGCGGCGAATTCTGGGCCGGCATGACGGTGGGCCTGATGCTGGTGCCGCAGGGCGTGGCCTACGCGCAGCTGGCCGGCATGCCGCTCGTGACCGGCATGTATGCCTCTCTCATTCCCATGCTGGTGGCGGTGCTCTGGGGCTCTTCGGTGCGCCTGGGCGTGGGGCCGACGGCGCTCACCAGCCTGCTTACCGGCACGTCGCTCATCGGCTTGGCGCAGCCGGGCAGCGCGCATTGGGTGACGCTGGCGGTGTGGCTGGCGCTGCTCTCGGGCCTGCTGCAGGCGCTGCTGGGCGTGGTGCGCTTTGGCTGGCTGCTGAGCCTGGTGACCTCGCCCATCCTCAATGGCTTCACCCAAGCGGCGGCGCTGCTCATCCTGATGTCGCAGCTGCCGGCACTGCTGGGTCTGACGACGCCGTGGCGCGCTTTCCTGCACGATCCCTCATGGCAGGCGCTCGACGGGCATGCGGCCGCCTTCGGCCTGGGGAGCCTGGCGCTGCTCTGGCTGGCCGCGCGCTGGCGGCGCAGTTTTCCCGCGGCCATCGTGGTCATCGCCTTGACCGCCACGCTCAGCTGGGCCACGGGCTTCGCCGACGCGGGTGGCAAGGTCGTGGGCGCGCTGCCCCAAGGGCTGCCGGCGCCGTACCTGCCGGGCTGGCTCAGCTGGGACGAATTCAGCACGCTCGTGATGCCGGTGATGGTGATCACGCTGGTGAGCTTTCTGGAAACCGCCTCCAGCGCCAAGGTGGACCACCGCGAGGGCGGCACGCAATGGAACGAGAACCAGGACCTGATCGCCCATGGCCTGGCCAAGGTCAGCTCGGGCCTGTGCGGCGCCTTTGCGGTGAGTGCCTCGTTCTCGCGCTCGGCGCTGAACCTCTATGCGGGTGCGCGCACCGGCTGGGCCACGCTGTTCGCCTTTGCGCTGGTGCTGGCCGCCCTGCTGTGGCTGCTGCCGCTGCTCTACCACGTGCCGCAGTCGGTGCTCGCGGCCATCGTCATCGTGGCGATCAAGGGCTTGATACAGCCGCGCGGCATGCTGAGCCTGTGGCGCGTCTCGCGCGTGGAAACGGCCACCGGGCTGCTGACCTTCGCCATCACGCTGCTGAGCGCGCCGCGCATCTACTGGGGCGTGCTCACCGGGCTGCTGGTCAACCTCAGCCATTTCATCTACCAGCGCCTGCACCCGCGCATCATCGAGGTGGGCCTGCACCCGGACGGCACGCTGCGCGACCGCGCGCTCTGGGGCCTGGGCGCGCTGGACGAGGCGGTGCTGGCGCTGCGCATGGACGCGGCGCTGGACTTCGCCTCGGCCACGGCGCTGGAAAAGCGCGTGGCGGATGCCTTTTCTGCCCGCCCCGCGCTCAAGCACCTGTGCCTGTTCGCCCAGCCGATCAACCGCATCGACGTCACCGGCGTAGAAGCTTTCATGCGCCTGCTGCTGTTCGTGCAGGGGCACGGCGGCACCTTGTACCTGAGCGGGTTGAAGCTGCCGGTGCAGCAGACGCTGCAGGCCGCCGGTGCCCTCGAACCCGGGCCCCATCTGCTGCTGTGTCGCAGCGATGGCGAAACCCTGCAGCGCCTGGGCCACGACCCGGCAAATTGA
- a CDS encoding LD-carboxypeptidase, with the protein MHHPDHCGHDHGPKHIYIYSPASAVRDKAAFRRALARLEALGHEVEVDADALARHTRFAGDDATRLAAVHRAAASGADVALIARAAYGCTRILPGIQYKKVARAIERGTRFVGMSDFTAFQCAVLARTGAITWAGPSLEIDWGSKDEPDEIMAACFDDLLTGHGEGTGWRLGRERPGADGSAAMPEIHLKPAPLWGGNLAVLTSLIGTPYFPQIKGGILFLEDIGEHPYRIERMLTQLLYAGVLARQKAVLLGQFTQYRLAAHDKGYRLQSVVDWLRTRIKAPVLTNLPFGHVPTKVLLPVGAPVSLAVQDREALLVWGHLH; encoded by the coding sequence ATGCACCACCCTGACCACTGCGGCCACGACCACGGGCCCAAGCACATCTACATCTATTCCCCGGCCAGTGCGGTGCGCGACAAGGCGGCGTTTCGCCGCGCCCTTGCACGCCTGGAGGCTCTGGGGCACGAGGTGGAGGTGGACGCCGACGCGCTCGCCCGTCACACGCGCTTTGCGGGCGACGACGCCACGCGCCTGGCGGCCGTCCACCGCGCTGCCGCCAGCGGAGCCGACGTGGCGCTGATAGCGCGCGCCGCCTACGGGTGCACGCGCATCCTGCCGGGCATCCAGTACAAGAAGGTCGCCAGGGCCATAGAGCGCGGCACGCGTTTCGTGGGCATGAGCGACTTCACCGCCTTCCAATGCGCCGTGCTGGCGCGCACCGGTGCCATCACCTGGGCCGGCCCGTCGCTGGAAATCGACTGGGGGTCCAAGGACGAACCGGACGAGATCATGGCCGCCTGCTTCGACGACCTGCTCACCGGCCACGGCGAAGGCACGGGCTGGCGCCTGGGCCGCGAAAGGCCCGGGGCCGACGGGTCTGCGGCGATGCCCGAAATCCATCTGAAGCCGGCGCCGCTGTGGGGCGGCAACCTGGCGGTGCTGACCTCGCTCATCGGCACGCCTTACTTCCCGCAGATCAAGGGCGGTATCCTGTTCCTGGAGGACATCGGCGAGCACCCCTACCGCATCGAGCGCATGCTGACCCAGTTGCTCTACGCCGGCGTGCTGGCGCGGCAGAAGGCCGTGCTCCTGGGCCAGTTCACCCAGTACAGGCTGGCGGCGCACGACAAGGGCTACAGGCTGCAGAGCGTGGTGGACTGGCTGCGCACGCGCATCAAGGCGCCGGTGCTCACCAATTTGCCCTTCGGTCATGTTCCGACCAAGGTGCTGCTGCCGGTGGGCGCGCCGGTGTCGCTCGCGGTGCAGGATCGCGAGGCGCTGCTGGTATGGGGGCATTTGCACTGA
- a CDS encoding adenylate/guanylate cyclase domain-containing protein: MNPAGTPLAPNTQASQIKTVVFADISGSTALYDALGNAEATRAVTTLTRQMGLAIKHAGGRVVKKLGDGVFGLFGDGAAAAAGVVQLMREQHLATRALPQSHRLAVRVGLCSGEVVEVDGDTYGDAVNVAARLCEIAAPGEILASQETVQTLPPGLVALVRMGHMEVRGKSDPVLAYQLEWREDEATDFMTVQGGLPSEIGALGVVAAHGKLDFDWRGTQQSFLAAAGTLYIGRGANCHVRVDDPRVSRMHARVDWRQGSAVLTDLSSFGTWVRFADGAAPVQLRRESCLLHGAGEIAMSVPFADAAAPVLRFGVSSMGALSV; this comes from the coding sequence ATGAACCCTGCTGGAACACCCCTCGCGCCGAATACCCAGGCCAGCCAGATCAAGACCGTGGTATTTGCCGACATTTCCGGCAGCACCGCGCTCTACGACGCTCTGGGCAATGCCGAGGCGACCCGTGCGGTGACCACGCTCACGCGCCAGATGGGCCTGGCCATCAAGCATGCCGGCGGGCGCGTGGTCAAGAAGCTCGGTGACGGGGTCTTCGGGCTCTTTGGCGACGGCGCGGCCGCGGCCGCTGGCGTGGTGCAGCTCATGCGCGAACAACACCTGGCCACGCGCGCACTGCCGCAGTCGCACCGCCTGGCCGTGCGCGTGGGCCTGTGCAGCGGTGAGGTGGTCGAGGTGGATGGCGACACCTATGGCGACGCGGTCAACGTGGCCGCCAGGCTGTGCGAGATCGCCGCGCCGGGCGAGATCCTCGCCTCGCAGGAAACGGTGCAGACCCTGCCCCCGGGCCTGGTCGCGCTGGTGCGCATGGGCCACATGGAGGTGCGCGGCAAGAGCGATCCGGTGCTCGCCTACCAGCTCGAATGGCGCGAGGACGAGGCTACCGACTTCATGACCGTGCAGGGCGGCCTGCCCAGCGAGATCGGCGCGCTCGGCGTGGTCGCCGCGCACGGCAAGCTGGATTTTGACTGGCGCGGCACCCAGCAGAGCTTTTTGGCCGCGGCCGGCACGCTCTACATCGGGCGCGGCGCCAACTGCCATGTGCGCGTGGACGACCCGCGCGTCTCGCGCATGCATGCGCGCGTGGACTGGCGCCAGGGCAGCGCCGTGCTCACCGACCTGAGCAGCTTCGGCACCTGGGTGCGTTTTGCCGATGGTGCGGCGCCGGTGCAGCTGCGCCGCGAAAGCTGCCTGCTGCACGGCGCAGGCGAGATCGCGATGAGCGTGCCCTTTGCCGATGCGGCCGCGCCCGTGCTGCGCTTCGGCGTCTCCAGCATGGGCGCGCTCTCGGTCTGA